The region TTGAAGCAAAAACAAAGGAGCTCATTGGTTTGTACAGTCATGACAACTTATTTTTTTGAAATCTCATATGTATACCATTATGCACTGTTATAATTAACTTATTTTCAGCGTTATGAAGCATGGTTTGTTAACTACTATTACAATTTTTGATTTCCAGCTAGAAGAACAACTCCACTTCTGGAATTCATCAAAAATCGGAAGTTGGAGAAACAGGTATGACACATGAATGCCAGAATAGGAGtaatttaaagagaaactatagcCAGTattaaaattgtgtttttttttttaataccactGTACAGAGAGTTTGGTTCACTGTACagagagtttgggggggggggggggggaatacggggCTGTGGAGACATAAATCAGAAATGGTGTCAGTGGGCTCAGGGGCATGTGAATCACATTCACAGCTTCCTAAGCCTAACATTTAAAGCCATTTTTGAAATCGAGGTTGGGGAAAAGTGTAGATAGTGTACCgaaacaaaataaaacagcacTGGAATCGTGAAACCCAGGGTTACAACATTATGGaaaaacacagtttttctttataGAGCTCACATGTTCAATCAGTTTTTATCTGTCTCTAGAGAATACGAGAAGAAaaaagggaggagaggaggagacggGAGCTGGAAAAAAAGAGATTGagagaggaagaaaaaagaaaaaggcgaGAAGAAGAAAGACGTAAACGTAAAGAAGCAGACAAGCAAAAGAAATTGTGTGAAAAAGAAATACGTATTAAGGTATGAGTGTGTAGAGTAAGATGTCATACATTGCATGACTAATATATAGTAGAACAAAACAGTATCACAGACCACGTGGCCTCATGGCTCAGTATTCATGAGCAGGCAAGGTAAAAGGAGTGGGCAGGTGGACGTATCAGTGCCCCCCAGTGTACAAAATGGCCTCATTTAAATATCAATGTTATCAATATTATCAATCAATAACTGCGCACAGTATTAAAGTTATGAGTAGTGTAGGAttccctaacctgctgatagatctcCAGCAAATTTTAGGCTCCAACGAGTCCATGATGTATCTAATTTCTAAATCATCATCATGCAAGTACTGTATATGAGATCCTGACCACTCTTTCCTTTAAGCAGTGCATTTTGAAGAGAGCTAAAACAATATACTAAGGTGAAAACACACTGGCTCTCAGCTGCATGCGGCCAGAATGTGACAGCCATTTAAGTAAATGTGACCATATAATATTAGCATATTGCAGTTCCAGAGCACTGAATACTAAATATATGATAAGATATGATCGTGACATAAAGTCAAGTACaaacatgaataaagtaaatgataGATTTGAACATAGAGGGGGACATatatgaagactggcgtacttgtacgccggtcttaagTTAGTCCCAGCCCCCCCATTACCCTGCCGGATTCAATAAAaagcgcatgcctcttagtgaatccagcctgacCTGGGCCTGCAGAACGGCAAGCGCAGATATTTTTTTggcatgatttacacctgccacACCTCCTTCCCACCTTGCCGCCCattaattctttgagcagagagtggcaaTAGGATAGGTGGGATTCTACGGCGGAGAGCTCTGCCACTGAATTCcaccgattttactctgtgtgaccTGGCGCTTATGCCGAAATAAACCCACTATTCTAACTGTTGACAATCAATCTATTTAATGTTTTACATGAATGCCTTGTGCATGTTTTCTAAAGTGGTGTTACTGCTGGTATTATGGCTTCTATTTAATGATAGATCATTTTTTACTTAGAATTACACAACCTCTTCTATTCCTGCATTGGAAAACTGACAGCTGAGAACTAATGCATTAGCAGGTGTAATGCTGACTGCTAGATACAGTGTTATCTGCAAGTTATATTttgtagaaatatatatatttaatgtatagAATCTTCTTCTCTACCAGTACCTGTTGCTTTagttcattttcagtgtattttCTCATGTACCGctgttcttttcttttcttcactTATCTAGATatgttatatgtattttttacacttagCTCCTAAAAAAACCTGATAGGGGAGACGATATTACTAGTGAGAAACAAAAGGAGAAAGTTGATGAAATTGACCATGAAGAACCTAAATGGGAAAAATCACCTGGGAACAATAAAGGGAGAACATTTGAAAACTTTGTGAAAGAACTCAAGGAAAAGTAAGGCTACAAAACATTACCTTGTTTTTAACAAAAATCTGAAAGCATAACATTTCTGAAAGGTTTGATGGTCTGTAcattaatgcactatatggtaaaagcaacatgatacaattattctataggtcagtccgaacacaaccatatgcaggtttaggctgcattcacactacgtatatttcagtcagtattgcaaccaaaaccaggagtggattaaaaacacagaaaggatctgtccacacaatgttgaaattgagtggatggctgccatttaatggcaaatatttgctgttattttaaaacaacggctgttgtattgaaataatggcagttctttaccattatatggcggccatccactcaatttcaacattgtgtgaacagatcctttctgtgtttttaatccactcctggttttggttgcaataatgactgaaatatactgactgaaatatacgtagtgtgaacgcagccttacacagattttctaatgttattattgttatttatttatttttatgaaatccttttttttttttcttcaaataattattaataaaatggacctattgtgatgcttataacagttttcACCTATGGgactgtgtcattttttgcgccataatctctagtttttattgggggaggggctttggggtatttttaaaataattttccttgtttttgtttttttacacattttaagtccccttgggggacttttaaatCCAATTGTTAGATTGCATACaccgatcattgctatgccataggcatagcattgatcagtgtaataggcgctctgctgattgagcctgcctgtggcagacttaatgagcagagcgccgattggaccgcacagaAGAAGGTAAAAGACCTCTGGTGGTCCATGAGAGCGATTGGGACCGCCACTGTCACACTAGGGggttcccgatcggtaagtgacaggagctgcgattgtggcgtttaaggggttaatgacaggctgcagcgcgatcggtCATTAACGGTGATGCACTTAATAGCACCTTAGAGACCTATGACATACTGTTATGTcaagggtcatctggtgacaaacatccatgatgtaactgtacgtcatgggtcgtctaggggatAAGGTTTGGCAGGTTGGAGATTAAATTGTTAAAACATAACTCTAGCTAGTACTCCAGCTAGTAGCTAGACAAATTTTTAGAAAGTTACTAGTCAGTTTAAGGAATAATGGTCAATATCTTGTTGCAGGACACAAAATGACAGTGACAAGGAGCAGAGAGATATGGAAAGGAGATATAGGGATAAAGATCAAGAACGACAAAGGTATCACCGAATGGACGATGGCAGAAAACCGAGAAACCACTATGAGTTTGACAAGTTTCTTAGAAGGAATGAAGATGACCAGAAGTGGGGAAAGGGATACAGCCAAGATCGGACCAAGAAAGGGAGCCACAACAACAGCTATGCAGCGGAAGCTGTAGACAAACTGGGTAAAGAGGACAAGTGTGATGACATGGCATCCAAAAAGGAGCGCATAAGAAATAAGGTTCTTTTATTCTTTTAGGATCATTTTTCATTAGCTAAATATGCCCCCCTATAAAGAGTGTTCTTTATGCACCAAGTATGAAGCATAAAGAAGCACATTTTTAAATACCATACAATTAAGCATATTGATCATTTCCATGTAGCATCTTTTCTGGATGTTATTGCATTCAGTTTCTGTTGCATTGATTTCGTTGAACTAAGCCAAACATATACATGATGGTGAGTAGTAGTGAAAATGTGCTCATCATGATCAAAACCAGAGAAAACCTTAAAAATAATGTGAAGAAAAACATCAATTTTATTGTTTGCTTTGGACATtggatatatattttatttgcaaatattttcatATATTACACTAGGAGGAGCattcaaaaaacattttttcttggtCATTGAATGGcaacaaaaatattatttaaaaaaattcctgttttaaaacattattattataatacattTATAGAAATTAGCTTTCTGAACTCCAAAATGtgccttttaaacttttttatttttagctgaCACCCATATTAGAATAGTAGCGAGATAAATCAAGTATGCAAAAAAGATGAGTGATTGAGAGAAGTATCTGTATGTATACTGTTATCCACCAGTTGGCATTGTTTCCCTGCTGGTGAAAAGTTCACTTCTATAAGGCTGACTGCATTTTTTTAAGTCTGTTAAATGATTGTGACTGAGGATCTACATTCCAGTGAAAGGGTTCTTACCTTGGTGACATCTGCCAGTTACAGTGCCCTGATCCTGTAATTGCTTATACCCggtgtcattaaagggaacctgtcaccaaggcaatgctatctaatctatcgccatcatgttatagagcagggagaactgagcagattgagcagggaaaagattcagtataacttgttacATGTTGTCTGAAATCTttgatcattctgtgataaggagtgtAGTGGAAACtctatggactggactctttagcatggaaaagtcagagatttcaatcaataagttacaagttatactcactcttttcccacaaagttatatatcaatctgctcagttcttcccaCTCTATAGCATGATGCTGATaacttaggtagcatttttatggtgacgggttccctttaacagtaatctgttactaggtttatgctgcctttgtGCTTtgtgccacacccctccctccgctgtccagctgctgattgacagccagTTGCCTATAGACGGCATAGATAGACAatgaccaatcagtgactggtgggcagagggagctggtactTATAAATATCAcagactactgagcacatgcacataatgcaaaggattagttattgttattcagaaggatatctctgaatcagcttcaaagaccaatgtaagtgatacatcattctgttcagcttctctgtcactagtttatgctcccCTTAAATAAGGCAGCATAATCCTACTAACAGAATCTCTTAATGAATATGTGCAGCTACCATAAGGTAAGGACAAGGGTATAGTTATAGCTGTACAGAGGTACGGTTGCACCTGGGCCTAGGAGCCTTTGGAGGCCCATAAAGTCTCTCTTTGCTTTGAGGAAGCCAGTAATATAAATGAAGTATTATAGTTGAGCAGCCTTATGACAGATTTTGCACATGCCCACCAGCTTCAAGTTATGCTTCTGGCTAGGAGTCTGCATACAGAAGACCTAAACATGCTGATCCTCAAAAAACTGGTAACACTGATGTTCGCCACATATTTTGTGCTACAAGCACATTATAGTTCCCATTTTAGGTAATTGTGCTGTCATGCTTTCATGCATTGTAAATTTGTGCTAATGCCTGAAAACCATATGTTTAGGTCTTTAAACCTGCATAGTTTTGTTAGATTTTGAGTGGTGACAGAGTAGTAATAATATAATTTTAGTGCTGCATTTCAGGGGGCACAATTAGACTAGTTTtcccttctctggccaatcatgaaacagcacctactcctctctactatgccatgacatagtgctgaaaAGGGGCCATGGCACAGGCTGGCACTGTACTGGAAGTTGGTGTACAGAACAGCATCTTGAATGGTATGTGGGGGAAGAAaagggttattgatgcactggctttTTAACATTCTATGTTAACAGAAAAGAAACAGTAACAGTGTCACGGTTAGGCAGGGGTTAAGCAGCCCTGGTCCAAGTAGTTAGGTTGTCGATAAGCCACACAAGGCTGCCCAGAACTGGCTGGAGAGTAGACGAAAGCCTTAATCTTACAATTTATCAAGTATGCCAGTCTAACATAAAGACCTCCCCCCCCCTATGCCCCACACaagtacgcctcttagtaaatccggcgaATCTGAGGCTGCCGCTTGACAATTGCATAGATCCACACCAGGTCAAGAGCTGGTGTtggtttttgccatgatttatgtCTACTAGCAAGTATAAATCGTGTGCGGAAGGAGGCAATGCCTCCTTTCTGATTTACCAcgccccctgcctgcccatcaggtaAGTAGGGCATTAGTTTGTGCAAAAATCAGGGCCTTTTCCCTGACGTAAATTCACCCCATAATCTCTTTCTCCCCTGCATAGCACTAGCTTAGTCCCACCCCTCTTTCTTGTGTTCTTTGTCTCTCTGCTGCCAGAGACAGAATTCCCCatcaacaggcagtgaacagcagttTGCATTGAAGTGAGACACCTACTAGCGAATATTCTAGTTCCTTTTTCTGGGGTAAGAAGTCACTTGtgataaattataataaatgatGAGTAAATGTAAAGCTTTACTTCAGCAGTGCATTTTGGCATCTAATATAGGTGGCGGTAAACAAACAATCAAAAATAGTTATGGTTTTGATATTGCCAGCTATTGTATCATAGTAACTGTGTTACCTCAACAGGATCGCCCGGCCATGCAGCTGTACCAGCCAGGAGCTCGCAGTCGCATAACTACAGGatttacaaataaatattttGAGGAACCACCTTACATAAAGAATGATGCAGACAACATATCTGGAAGAAGCTCAGAGAAGAGTGAAGATGCTGGGTAAAACATAGGTCCCGGAAGAACAGTATTTATGCAAATGCTCTGACTTTTGACTATGGACAAAAGAAAGCTGAAGCCAAACCACATGTTGCCTGCCTCATTCTTCCCCTGGAAATAGAAAGTAGAAAAAAATGTTGCATACTTTCTCTTAACCGGTTTTGTGCCAAAGAGCGCTTAATAAATTGTACCATAGCCCATTTACTTAGTTCATAGCTATGTCTTATGAGGAGAGAACACTAAGAGTAGTTTTGAGcagtatttattatttttactcaaTGTCAAAAGCTAGAAGACATTTTAATACAGTAAGGTTGTATCAATGTTTTTAATTGTACACTTTGTCAAGGTTAGTGATACATGCAGCATTTCCCATGTTTCTGTGTgcaatagaataaaataatactGTACTAATGTGTTGTTAACAGTTGATGTATGCATATTGTTTTCTGCAGTAAGGTTTTTAacattttagggctatgttcccgcaCAGTATTTTGCTAAGTATTTGTTTGTattttgcaagcaaaaccaggtgtggattgaaaacacagaaaggctaggttcacacactgttgaaattgagtggatgcccaacatttaatggcaaatcatggcgtttatttcaaaacaacgactgttactaaataaaatgacggccatccactaaatttcagcagtgtgtgaacatagcctttctgtgttttcaatacactcctggttttggttgcaaaatagtgagcaaaaatactgtgtgagaacatagccttggaATGTATAATGTAGTAAAATACACTTTTGAATTATGCGTGATGTTTCACGCATGGAACTTATGGAACACTTATGGAAACAAAACAAATCATGAGAAACATATAAAACTCTTTCAAGCTTTTTCATAGTAAATTAATTTCAGGTCTCAgtctaaaagaaaaactgttcaTAGCAATGAATCACAGCTTTCATATTTAAAAAGAATTTGAAGTAAGGCTGCATTGTGATTGGTTGATATATTTTTTGACATATCACACAGAtgtcaaagttttgatcagttggggtctcaaTTAGGGGGTCTAAATCAGTTGGGgtctcaattctttgagtggagagcgacgAAAGCGGAGTGGgtttctgccacttttgcttcaTGTAAACTTGCCCTGAAAGCTACATTTCCTCTCCTGCAACTAGAAATCTAAAAATACACATAAAGGGGGAGTGCACATGTGCAGAGTTACAAACAAAATGTGAATTAGCggtgagcgaacttgccaaacatttgggttcagacaatcctgaacgctctgcatttgactcccagcggctgGAGATGTGGATTCACCCTACGGATGGCAGGAAAACATGATgccacctatggctgtatccctgttttccaggactcctagggctgcatccaacttctttacccaccagaagtcaaatgccaagtgtttgaaTTTGGCCAATTCCCTCATCACTAACATGAATCCAAAAGTGCTGAATTGCAGTCACTTAGGGCTTATTCTCACACTCCATAATCTAGAGACCCTACAGAGTGTGAAGCTGTGTAATGGACTCACAGCCCTCTtgacatcatgtatcaatatgatgctgggagagccAAACACGTTTAAATCTTTGCAGGACTATACTGATACAGCCATGGGGCTATTCAAATTTTAGTTCCAATTTCCATTAACTGAAGTTTTATAGTTAACTCCTAGTGCTGCAACAGAGCATGCGCAACCAGCTAGCTGAAATAGAACTAAGAGTCATAACCCTAGGCATTGAGCTAAAAATATGAATACCCCTAAAAAAACATGGAGTGCAATTTTATGCTGGATCAAAAGACTTTGGTGTGGAGATTTTTGATAAATATATATGGTTAAGACACATTGTTATTATCACcagctaatggtccttttacacggagcgattatcgttaggattttcacgataacgatcgcatttgagcgataatcagcttgtgtaaacacagtgaacgatcaagcgacgagcgagaaatcgttcatcttgtTCTTTCCACATGTTCTTAAATAATCGTTGGGCAATCACTtaaaattagcagatcgctttatctaaacagtctttcaccgattcaccctatgtgttaaATGGGCTTAAAAAGGGTCCCAATAACGATTTTTGCCAACGATATATCGTTACGACTAAATGCTGATCgtgataaaaaacacattgttacctTGAAATCCTTAAACGTTCAATTGGGTgagttatcgctccatgtaaaaggaccataatatCTAGA is a window of Dendropsophus ebraccatus isolate aDenEbr1 chromosome 5, aDenEbr1.pat, whole genome shotgun sequence DNA encoding:
- the UPF3A gene encoding regulator of nonsense transcripts 3A isoform X2; the encoded protein is MRSERETPPAALRGNRENRSNDSRDVELSGSATALKHREERKATLSKVVIRRLPPGISKEQLEEQLHPIPAYDYFEFCTADPSLYPHLFSRAYINFRNPDDIILFRDRFDGFIFIDSKGQEYPAVVEFAPFQKISKKKLKKKDTKTGSIADDLEYKKFLENYCAEEEKMCANPETLLGEIEAKTKELIARRTTPLLEFIKNRKLEKQRIREEKREERRRRELEKKRLREEEKRKRREEERRKRKEADKQKKLCEKEIRIKLLKKPDRGDDITSEKQKEKVDEIDHEEPKWEKSPGNNKGRTFENFVKELKEKTQNDSDKEQRDMERRYRDKDQERQRYHRMDDGRKPRNHYEFDKFLRRNEDDQKWGKGYSQDRTKKGSHNNSYAAEAVDKLGSPGHAAVPARSSQSHNYRIYK
- the UPF3A gene encoding regulator of nonsense transcripts 3A isoform X1, which codes for MRSERETPPAALRGNRENRSNDSRDVELSGSATALKHREERKATLSKVVIRRLPPGISKEQLEEQLHPIPAYDYFEFCTADPSLYPHLFSRAYINFRNPDDIILFRDRFDGFIFIDSKGQEYPAVVEFAPFQKISKKKLKKKDTKTGSIADDLEYKKFLENYCAEEEKMCANPETLLGEIEAKTKELIARRTTPLLEFIKNRKLEKQRIREEKREERRRRELEKKRLREEEKRKRREEERRKRKEADKQKKLCEKEIRIKLLKKPDRGDDITSEKQKEKVDEIDHEEPKWEKSPGNNKGRTFENFVKELKEKTQNDSDKEQRDMERRYRDKDQERQRYHRMDDGRKPRNHYEFDKFLRRNEDDQKWGKGYSQDRTKKGSHNNSYAAEAVDKLGKEDKCDDMASKKERIRNKDRPAMQLYQPGARSRITTGFTNKYFEEPPYIKNDADNISGRSSEKSEDAG